One stretch of Thalassophryne amazonica chromosome 19, fThaAma1.1, whole genome shotgun sequence DNA includes these proteins:
- the LOC117500710 gene encoding cocaine- and amphetamine-regulated transcript protein-like translates to MVNTRVLLLVAFCCWIAQGEVSSAEKRSQDFPSKNQQEKDLIDALQEVLEKLRSKETPSEKKLGWLPSCDAGEPCAVRKGARIGTLCSCPRGTACNFYVLKCL, encoded by the exons ATGGTCAACACCCGTGTTCTCCTGCTTGTGGCCTTCTGCTGCTGGATCGCTCAAGGAGAGGTCTCCTCAGCGGAGAAGCGCTCGCAGGATTTTCCTTCGAAAAACCAACAGGAGAAGGACCTG ATTGATGCGTTGCAAGAAGTTCTGGAGAAGTTAAGGAGCAAAGagactccctcagagaaaaagcTGGGCTGGCTACCTTCG TGTGATGCAGGGGAGCCGTGCGCAGTACGTAAAGGTGCGCGTATTGGCACGTTGTGCAGCTGTCCACGCGGCACAGCCTGTAACTTTTATGTGCTCAAATGTTTGTGA
- the yju2 gene encoding splicing factor YJU2 — MSERKVLNKYYPPDFDPSKIPKLKLPKDRQYVVRLMAPFNMRCKTCGEYIYKGKKFNARKETVQNELYMGLPIFRFYIKCTRCLAEITFKTDPENTDYAMEHGATRNFQAEKLIEEEEKRLQTEREEEELNNPMKVLENRTKDSKMEMEVLENLQELKELNQRQAQVDFESMIDQYRELEKREREREKEEDERETKEMLECALIKRLRDSDSEEEESNTVPEQQSKTDKPTDILTSDKSTDTQGATKKMKMESWERSVGTLSGGVALGSLVRKKPAAALNKLAPVAAPVPPSSKSDSTGCPNAAKPTNMQSRSSSLSLLGAYSDSDSNESE; from the exons atgtctgaaagaaaagtTTTGAAT AAATATTACCCTCCGGATTTTGATCCATCAAAAATCCCAAAACTTAAACTACCCAAAGATCGACAGTATGTTGTCAGACtgatggctcctttcaacatgag ATGTAAAACCTGTGGTGAGTACATCTACAAAGGGAAGAAATTCAACGCACGCAAGGAGACTGTTCAGAATGAACTGTACATGGGGCTGCCTATCTTCCGCTTCTATATCAAATGTACCAGATGTCTTGCTGAGATTACATTTAAG ACAGACCCAGAAAACACAGATTACGCCATGGAACACGGTGCTACCCGAAACTTCCAGGCAGAGAAATTAATTGAGGAAGAAGAGAAGAGACTCCAGACAGAGAGGGAGGAGGAAGAGCTGAACAACCCAATGAAG GTCTTGGAGAATCGTACAAAAGATTCCAAGATGGAGATGGAAGTTCTGGAGAACCTGCAGGAACTGAAGGAGCTGAACCAGAGGCAGGCTCAGGTGGATTTTGAGAGCATGATTGACCAGTATCGGGAGCtggaaaagagagagagggaaagggAGAAAGAAGAGGATGAGCGAGAAACAAA AGAGATGTTGGAGTGTGCGCTGATTAAAAGACTCAGAGATTCAGACtcagaagaggaggagagcaacacCGTGCCGGAACAGCAATCAaagacagacaaaccaacagacattctCACCAGTGACAAATCCACAGACACTCAA GGAGCAACAAAAAAGATGAAGATGGAGAGCTGGGAGAGGAGCGTGGGAACACTCTCTGGTGGGGTAGCCTTGGGGTCGTTGGTGCGAAAGAAACCGGCAGCGGCTCTAAATAAACTGGCTCCTGTAGCAGCACCTGTTCCTCCCTCCTCAAAGTCAG attcaACTGGTTGTCCAAATGCTGCAAAACCCACAAACATGCAAAGCAGATCATCGTCTCTCAGCCTTTTGGGTGCTTACTCAGACAGTGATAGCAATGAGAGTGAATGA
- the LOC117532303 gene encoding SH2 domain-containing adapter protein F-like — protein sequence MAKWLKDYLNFGSRRDPPQPPRPDYSESEILRAYRVQKELDFEDPYQCFDKEHQNGGYSSCNATVNLPSFHSFGSVLPNGVEVKVVSPKHRLIKVDSQEFGCCKSPLSPVMVQEEPVVPSAPVVADTSTDYSDPFDARPNPRAIWESKSARTDCCSYMEPFEAQRVISELQHSVIAKRSESGDDGQLYDNPYEERARLHYQVTQPSQQQPQRVDCSLVQGDTRESRLPQDDERPADEYDQPWEWKRDNISKALAVQFEGAEWEHSRGPTEQSRLAMSGSMSTSADSTTLRLVGESPLVLGERVDPSVPLERQVWYHGALSRSDAENLLTLCKESSYLVRNSQTCQNDYSLSLRSCKGFMHMKFTQSSDGRYVLGENSPPFSTIPEVIHYYTTHKLPIRGAEHMSLLYPVIVQTL from the exons ATGGCAAAGTGGCTGAAGGACTACCTAAACTTTGGCAGCAGGCGTGACCCTCCACAGCCCCCAAGACCAGATTACAGTGAGAGTGAAATTTTGAGGGCGTACAGGGTGCAAAAGGAGCTTGATTTTGAGGATCCCTACCAGTGCTTTGATAAGGAGCACCAGAATGGTGGTTACAGCTCCTGTAATGCAACAGTGAATCTTCCTTCTTTCCATTCATTTGGTTCAGTGCTGCCTAATGGTGTGGAG GTGAAAGTTGTGTCTCCCAAACACAGACTAATCAAAGTGGATTCTCAAGAGTTTGGTTGCTGTAAGAGTCCACTGAGTCCTGTGATGGTTCAGGAGGAACCG GTGGTTCCCTCTGCCCCAGTAGTGGCAGACACTAGCACAGACTACTCTGACCCATTCGATGCACGTCCAAACCCAAGAGCAATCTGGGAGTCGAAATCTGCACGAACAGATTGTTGCAGCTACATGGAGCCATTTGAAGCTCAGCGGGTTATCTCAG AACTTCAGCATAGCGTGATTGCTAAGAGGTCTGAGAGTGGAGATGATGGTCAGTTATATGATAACCCATATGAGGAGAGGGCTCGTCTTCACTACCAAGTGACACAGCCATCACAACAGCAACCCCAAAGAGTTGACTGCAGTCTTGTCCAGGGTGACACCAGGGAAAGTAGGTTGCCTCAGGATGATGAGAGGCCAGCTGATGAATACGATCAGCCCTGGGAGTGGAAAAGGGACAACATATCCAAAGCTCTAGCTG TTCAGTTTGAAGGGGCTGAATGGGAGCACTCACGAGGCCCAACAGAACAGAGCCGGCTTGCTATGTCAGGCTCTATGTCAACCTCTGCAGACTCGACTACACTCCGTTTGGTTGGTGAGAGCCCTCTTGTCTTGGGAGAAAGAGTGGATCCATCTGTGCCACTGGAGAGACAAGT ATGGTATCATGGAGCGCTGAGCCGCTCTGATGCAGAGAACCTCCTGACTCTGTGCAAGGAAAGTTCCTACCTGGTGAGGAACAGCCAGACCTGCCAGAATGACTACTCCCTCTCTCTCAG gAGTTGCAAAGGCTTCATGCACATGAAGTTTACTCAGTCTTCAGATGGGCGTTATGTTCTTGGGGAGAACAGCCCTCCTTTCTCCACCATCCCTGAAGTCATCCACTACTATACCACACACAAGCTGCCAATCCGAGGAGCTGAGCACATGTCCCTGTTGTATCCCGTCATAGTGCAAACCCTCTGA